A single Chryseobacterium sp. DNA region contains:
- the gcvH gene encoding glycine cleavage system protein GcvH codes for MNTPSELKYTKDHEWIKIEGNVATIGITDFAQGELGDIVYVDVDTVDDDLNGGDVFGSVEAVKTVSDLFLPLSGKVIEFNSELEDQPELLNTDPYGNGWIIKLEVADGADQSELLSAEDYQAIIG; via the coding sequence ATGAACACACCATCAGAATTAAAGTACACTAAAGATCACGAATGGATCAAGATCGAAGGTAATGTGGCTACAATCGGGATTACAGACTTTGCTCAGGGAGAACTTGGAGACATCGTATATGTAGATGTAGATACAGTAGATGATGATCTTAATGGCGGAGATGTTTTCGGAAGTGTAGAAGCGGTAAAAACTGTTTCAGATTTATTCTTACCTCTTTCAGGGAAGGTTATTGAATTTAATTCAGAATTAGAAGACCAGCCGGAACTGTTGAATACAGACCCTTATGGAAACGGATGGATTATTAAATTGGAAGTTGCTGATGGGGCAGATCAGTCTGAATTGCTTTCTGCAGAAGATTACCAGGCTATCATTGGATAA
- a CDS encoding VanZ family protein — MPIYWAFLTYMLLRPGEENHEYWFMFSGIDKVLHLSIFAALGFSFVAAFPKIKFSYFFQIILIYAFLTEILQEEMGLGRSMETLDIVADAMGCLLGYYLYKVLINRFF; from the coding sequence TTGCCCATTTATTGGGCATTTCTTACTTATATGCTTCTCAGGCCGGGAGAAGAGAATCATGAATATTGGTTTATGTTCTCCGGGATCGACAAGGTGTTGCACCTGAGCATATTTGCAGCCTTAGGATTCTCTTTCGTGGCTGCATTTCCTAAAATTAAATTCTCATACTTTTTTCAGATCATCCTTATATATGCTTTCCTTACTGAAATTCTACAGGAGGAAATGGGACTGGGAAGATCTATGGAAACCCTGGATATTGTAGCCGATGCTATGGGATGTCTGCTGGGGTACTATCTATATAAAGTATTGATCAACCGTTTTTTCTGA
- a CDS encoding T9SS type A sorting domain-containing protein yields MKKIYSLALFFLFTHFFICQQIVPPTLLWQKVMLTGNNDRVVDIVETSDSGYIVIGSTDTSPGALPDCRVTRFDSNGNIVWDKTFGGTGREFCGKIIKTNDGNYLIMGSSTSTNGTVGPHPDTNLIWVYKIDGAGNLLWTKNYNGKYATKALLVSDGYVLVGIATVSNSSDVRVFKISFDGTLIWTKSYGGSGDDEGVSIVPTPDNGYMVYGQTYSNNGIISGNHGQLDGWIIKLDAAGNLLWNKTMGGSGFEYAIDSLRLDDGYVFWGTTSSMDGDLAGTAVDNDADFWIFKTDFNGNIIWQKKIGSNYYENYSFGGIRKTSDNNLLVVGTVSNGNKTVYESGYHGASDIWFLKFDQSGNMLWKKCYGGGSYDTSGGFIEDSNGNIVFVGGTNSVDGDLAGSGKTTANEDSWTVKLNLETYLSTRDKDLGNAAIRIYPNPAKDHIAIISPAQVLEIKVLTSAGQFLFKTDQSDIDISHLKKGVYYLQIQTNSGIIHGKFLKD; encoded by the coding sequence ATGAAGAAAATTTATTCTCTTGCTTTATTCTTTTTATTTACTCATTTTTTTATTTGTCAGCAAATTGTTCCACCGACATTATTATGGCAAAAGGTAATGCTTACCGGAAACAATGACCGGGTTGTCGATATTGTTGAAACATCAGATAGCGGTTATATTGTAATTGGTTCTACTGATACTTCACCTGGAGCTCTTCCTGATTGCAGGGTAACACGTTTTGATAGCAACGGAAATATCGTTTGGGATAAAACATTTGGCGGGACCGGAAGAGAGTTTTGCGGCAAGATTATCAAAACAAATGATGGAAACTATTTGATTATGGGATCCTCAACTTCCACTAACGGTACGGTAGGGCCACACCCCGATACAAACTTAATTTGGGTGTATAAAATTGATGGTGCCGGAAACCTTCTCTGGACTAAAAATTATAATGGGAAGTATGCTACAAAAGCTTTACTGGTATCTGATGGCTATGTACTTGTGGGAATTGCAACAGTCTCGAATTCCTCTGATGTAAGGGTTTTTAAAATATCCTTTGATGGAACCTTGATTTGGACAAAATCTTACGGGGGATCAGGAGATGATGAAGGAGTCAGCATAGTTCCAACACCTGATAACGGATATATGGTGTACGGCCAAACCTATTCCAATAATGGGATTATTAGTGGAAATCATGGGCAATTGGATGGCTGGATCATTAAACTGGATGCTGCAGGAAACCTATTATGGAATAAAACAATGGGCGGTTCAGGCTTTGAATATGCTATTGATTCTTTGAGGCTGGATGACGGATATGTATTTTGGGGAACTACTTCTTCTATGGATGGAGATCTGGCAGGAACGGCAGTAGATAATGATGCTGACTTTTGGATTTTTAAAACAGATTTTAACGGAAATATAATTTGGCAGAAGAAGATAGGCAGCAATTACTATGAAAATTATAGCTTTGGAGGAATAAGGAAAACAAGTGACAATAACCTGTTAGTTGTTGGTACTGTATCGAATGGTAACAAAACAGTTTATGAAAGCGGATATCATGGCGCTTCCGACATATGGTTTTTAAAGTTTGATCAATCCGGAAATATGCTATGGAAAAAATGCTATGGAGGAGGCAGTTATGATACTTCGGGAGGTTTTATTGAAGATTCCAACGGGAATATTGTTTTTGTAGGAGGAACGAATTCTGTTGATGGAGATTTAGCAGGCTCGGGGAAGACTACAGCAAATGAAGATTCTTGGACTGTCAAGCTGAATTTGGAGACCTATCTGAGTACCCGCGATAAAGATTTAGGCAATGCTGCAATAAGAATATATCCTAATCCCGCTAAAGATCATATTGCCATTATTTCTCCAGCACAAGTTTTAGAAATAAAAGTTTTGACATCAGCTGGACAATTTCTTTTTAAAACTGACCAATCAGACATAGATATTTCCCATTTGAAAAAGGGAGTTTATTACTTACAAATTCAAACAAATAGCGGGATTATACACGGGAAATTTTTAAAAGATTAA